From the genome of Cyanobacteriota bacterium:
CAGCAACGATCAGCCTTTACCCCGCAGTTTTATCAGCAGTTGACGCAAGCGTTTCAGAAACAACCTGGTGATGGTAAATGGTTAGATTTTGACCCCTTTTCCAATACTCAGGTATCAGCCTATAGGTTCGTGGTGAAATCAGTGCGGCTATCTCCTCAGAATAATCGCTCTGCTGAAGTTAATATCGAAGTATATGCGGATCTGCGTCCACCTGGTAGACCTGTGCCCATCAAGGTGCTTGTAGATCGCACTGGCGATCGCTGGCAGATTAGGAACCTAGTCTA
Proteins encoded in this window:
- a CDS encoding YbjP/YqhG family protein, with protein sequence MRTMVEWVMGKIQRLLIAVVLCAVGLFCCWQATVSAVDSPQTVVQQFYQWYLQNQSRARERINQQRSAFTPQFYQQLTQAFQKQPGDGKWLDFDPFSNTQVSAYRFVVKSVRLSPQNNRSAEVNIEVYADLRPPGRPVPIKVLVDRTGDRWQIRNLV